TCAACTGCTGGAACGCGAGTACGGAAACGTCGAAGAACTCTCGTTGCAGATCGCCGCCTGGGAGGCCGAGACGTCGATGGATGCCGTCGACGAGGAGCGTCGACAACGAGTGTACGTCTCGCTGGTTCACAATCACCTGCCGCGGCTGGCAGATCACGACGTCGTCGACTACGATCTCCGGAGTGGCGACGTCGTCAAACGAGCGGGCTTTGCCGACTTAGAGCCCGTGCTCGAACAGTTCAGGCAAACCGAGCCGACGCCGGAGAAGTACCGCCCCGTCGCCTGAGTGTTTTACCGAGCCTGCTCTGCTGAGTCGAATCCGTCGCCGAAGGCCGATTCGACCCTGCAGTCGACGCTTGGCGGAGTACTAAGTGCGCGACTCGTTCAGGGCTCGACGAGCGTCGCGTTCGCCGCTGCCTCCTCGGCACGCGCCGCTAGCTCGTCGGGTTCGACCTCGAGGAGGGGCTCGAGGCGACCGTTCGTCTCCGCGCGATCGGGGGCGACCCGGTTGCAGCCCGCGGGAATCGTCGAGTCGGAGTAGGTTCCGATCTCGCGCGCCCGGGCGACGATCTCCTGTTTGTCCCACGTGAGCAGCGGCCGGTGGATCGGGAGCGTCGTCGCACGGCTCGTGACGGCGAAGTTCTGCGCCGTCTGGCTCGACTTCTGGCCGAGCGCTTCACCGGTGACGAGGCCGGCCGCGCCGACGTCAGCGGCGACGTGTTCGGCAACCTGGAAGAAAAAGCGTCGGAGCGAGAGCATTCGCCCCTGCTCTATCGTCTCGGCGAGCAGGGCAACGGTGTCGCCGCCCGGTACTCGATAGGCCCGCATGTCGACGTTCGGCGCGTACCGGGAGAGCGTCCGGACGGTCTCCATCGCACGCGCTTCGTGGTCCGGGCCGCCGTAGTCGCCGAGGTCGACGTAGACGGGAACCACGGGGCTGCCACGTTTCATGATCTCGTAGGCGGCCACGGGCGAGTCGATCCCGCCGCTGATCAGCGCGACCATCGGCGCCTGCGTCCCGAGCGGCAGCCCGCCCGGTCCGGGAACCTTCTCGAGGTAGATGTAGGCGGCCGTCTCGCGGACTTCGACGCCGAATGTGAGGTCGGGATCGTCGAGGTCGACTTCGGGCTCGAACTCCTCGGCGACCGCCGATCGGATGACGTCGCCGCCCTCGATAGCGAGGTCTCGGCTGGTGAAGGGGTGGTCCTTTTCGGCTCGGTGGGCGTCGATCGCGAAGCTCCCGCCGTCGTACCGCGCCCGGGCGGTTTCCGCGAGCGCCTCGCAGATCGCCGCCTTCTCGGGCGTGACGGCGAGCGCCGCGCTCGCGGAGACGACGCCGAACGCGTCGGCTGCGGTCTCTGCCGCGTCCGCGACGGCCGCTTCGGTCGTGTGGATCAACGGCCGGTTCCATTGCCGTTCGACCTCGCCGGGGACCGAGCGGTCGGCGAGGAGGGCCTCGAGGTTCTCGACGAGGGTCCCCTCCATGTACCGCTTGACGGTCGGACTTTTGGTACTCACGTCCCCGTGGCGGACGAGGACGACGTCGGCTCCCGGCGGATGCATAGCTGGGCTAGACGGTCGTGGCTATAAGGGAATTACGAGGTGGCCGTCGAGAGACAACGTGGTGGGATGTGACCTCACAGACTGCTGGCAGTCAATTCCAGCGCACCTGCCCCACGGTCGCGGTTGCGCCGGTCACTCGTCACAGCAATCCGTCTCAATCGGCACGCTGGATCGAATCTCCGATGGTCGGGCTCACCTGTCCGGTGTGCGTGTAGACGCCCACCACGAGGATCGCCCCTGCGAGTAAGGCGATGATGGCGCTGACGGCATACATGATCTCGAAGCCGATCGTGTAGACGAGCGGGAGTGAGATCATCGGTCCGAGTCCACCGCCGACGTCGCCGAGGACGTTGTTCGTCCCCATCGCCCGCCCCATCCGTTCTTCGGGCGTGAGATCGGCGAGCAAGGCGGTGAGCGGGCCACCGACGCCGCCCTGTCCGGCCCCGATCAGGACGCAGCCGGCCACCACCATCGCGAACGACGGGGCGAGCGCGAGCACCACGAAGCCGACGCAGTTGGTGACGAGAAAGGCGACGAGCACCGGAACGCGTGCCCCGACGGAGTCACTCAGAACTCCGCCGGAGATCGTAAATACCGCCCCCGCGAGGACGGTGACGGCCATCAACATCCCCGACGTCCCCTGCTCGCCGAACTCGACGGCGTACCCCAGCAGCTCCGTCGAGATCGTCAGCCCCTCGACCTCGAGGTAGAGCACGAGCGTCGAGAACAGCACGCCAACGTAGGCGAAGTAGAGCCCGAAGTTGACCAGCCCGACGGTGATCGCGGGAATCGTCAACTCGAGGTCCCACGGGCTCACCGAGGCGTCGTGGCCCTCGACGTGCGTCTCCGGGACGACGAAGTAGGCGATGACGGACGCGAGGCCGGCGAACGCGGCGGCCAGAACGAACGCGGCGGCGTTTCCGTAGATCTCGCTCGTGACGCCGCCGAGGACGAGCCCCGCGGGGAACCCGAACGTGATGCCCGCGCGAACGATCCCCATGCTCGTTCCCCTCGAGTCGGCCTCGCTGACGTCGGCGGTGATCGTGTACGCCGTCGCGAAGACGAGGGCGCTGCCGAGCCCCCACAGGATGCGCGCGAGGAGGAACCAGAGCTCAGGCGCGTCAGAGACCATCGCGACGACGTACCCGAACGTCGCGACGCCCTCGATCGCCAGCCCGACGACGAACGGCGTCCGGGTGCCGATTCGGTCGACGAGGATTCCTGCGGGCGCGTTCGCCACGAGCCGCGTCCAGCGGTTGGCCGCCAGAATAAGGCCAACCATGAACGCAGAGATGCCGAGCACCTCGCCCAGGTTCGGCAGGATCGGAAAGATGACGCCGCCACCAAAGCCGACGAAGAACGTACTCGCGACGACGGCGAGGACGACGCTCCGGCCGCTCGGCTTCGAGTCCGTCACTGTCTCACCGATATTTCGATTCGTAACTACTTCGATCTGAGCCTTGGTTCTTCCGGAGTCGGTTTCGGGATCGTTCGGGGACGGCGGCTCGGGACATCGGATCAGTGGATATATTTGTGTGGGTTGGTTGCCATGACGTATGGTAGGAGATGAAGTCGAACGTGATAGTCGCAACCATCAACTGATCGGCAGCGGATCGGCACTGATGTACGCCGTCGTCTTCACCGCAGTCGGTGCACTCGCGCTCGAGGATCTCGCCTACGGTGCCATCGTCGGCGTGTTTGCGGGCGTCGGCACCTTGCTGTTTCTTCCCTGGTTCCTCCGACTCTCGTCCATCCAGGACGAGGCTAGCGACGACACTCCCTTCTCTGAGGCCGTCCGTCGTGCCGGCGGGAACGCGAAGATGAGCGTATTCGGACTCGGACTCGAGCTCGGCGCCATCGCCATGCTCGCCGTTGGGTTCGCCCTCGAGGAGCCCGATTACCTCGCCGGAATCGGCGTCGCCATCGCGGTCGCGGTCGCCGTCCCGCTCGTAGCGACTGCCCTCTTCGGCCGGTAACCGGCGAAGCGGGTCGACCGCGCCGAGAACGAGCGCCGGTCAGAACGTCGTCAGCTCGCCGTCGATGACCCGTCGGGTGATGTCGGTCACGTTCGCCAGCCGGTCGTCGACGATCGCCCGGACGTCGTCCTCGACGTCGGCGACCGAGAGTCCCGCTTCAGTGACGACGTGGACGTCGGCGACGTGGGGCTGGTCGATCGGGCGGCCGATCTGGCTGAGCAGGCGCACGCGGAGGTCGCGGATGCCGTCGACCTCGGCGACGACCTCCTCGGCGATGTCCGTCGAGAGCAGGTTGTAGATCTTGCCGATGTGGTTGACCGGGTTCTTCCCGCTCGTCGCCTCCATCGACATCGAGCGGTTGGGCGTGATGAGCCCGTTCGCGCGGTTGCCCCGGCCCACGGAGCCGTCGTCGCCGTTCTCCGCGGAGGTGCCGGTGACGGTGAGATAGATCGACCCCTCCTCGTAGTCGTCGGCCGTGTTGACGTGGACCTCGAGCTCGCTGTCGGTGTACTCTTCAGCGACCGACAGCACGTACTCGCGAACGGAGTTGACGGCATCGGCGTAGTCGTCCATGTCCGCGATGTGTTCGTCGACCATCGCGGCGGCGACGGTGACATCGATCTGATCGCCCTCACGCTTACCCATGATCTTCACGTCGGGGCCGAGCTCGGGATGGCGATCGGCGTACTCGCCGTTGAGCCGCCGCTCGGCGTTGCGGACGATCTGTTCGGTCTCAGAAAGCGGCGCGTGGCCGACGCCGAAACTCGTGTCGTTAGCCATCGGCACCGTCGCGCCGTCCTCGCCGAACACCTCCTGGAGGTCGCCACTTCCCTCGCCGAGTTTCACGTCGACGACGACGTCCGTTCCGAACTCGAGTTCCGGGATCGTCTCGTCGAGGTACTCACGGGCAGCCCGAAGGGCGATCGTCTCGGCGGGGAACGCCTCACCCTCGTACTGTTTCGTCGCGCGGCCGACGATCAGGATGTAGATCGGATCGACGACCTCGCCGCCGCCGAACGCTGGCGCCGCAGAGCCAGCGACCAGCTGCGTCTCGTCGGTGTTGAAGTGAAGCACCTTCCCGAATCGGTCGATGTACGCCCGGGCGAGCGCTCCCGCGACGCTCTCGGCGATTCCATCACAGATCGAGTCGGGGTGGCCGATCCCCTTTCGCTCGACGATCTCTACCTCCTGATCGGCTACCGCCCGTCGGTCGATCGGTTCGACCCGAATATTCCGCTCGGTCATTGTCCCACGTTCAAGGGGTGCCGTTCTATACCTTGCGAAAGGGCCAAGCCCTGAGGGTATCTCGTGAGCGGCCGGCGTCGC
This portion of the Natronobeatus ordinarius genome encodes:
- a CDS encoding DUF7344 domain-containing protein; its protein translation is MHGPNGAGTDIDAIYTLLGTSRRRYLLYQLLEREYGNVEELSLQIAAWEAETSMDAVDEERRQRVYVSLVHNHLPRLADHDVVDYDLRSGDVVKRAGFADLEPVLEQFRQTEPTPEKYRPVA
- a CDS encoding tRNA sulfurtransferase encodes the protein MHPPGADVVLVRHGDVSTKSPTVKRYMEGTLVENLEALLADRSVPGEVERQWNRPLIHTTEAAVADAAETAADAFGVVSASAALAVTPEKAAICEALAETARARYDGGSFAIDAHRAEKDHPFTSRDLAIEGGDVIRSAVAEEFEPEVDLDDPDLTFGVEVRETAAYIYLEKVPGPGGLPLGTQAPMVALISGGIDSPVAAYEIMKRGSPVVPVYVDLGDYGGPDHEARAMETVRTLSRYAPNVDMRAYRVPGGDTVALLAETIEQGRMLSLRRFFFQVAEHVAADVGAAGLVTGEALGQKSSQTAQNFAVTSRATTLPIHRPLLTWDKQEIVARAREIGTYSDSTIPAGCNRVAPDRAETNGRLEPLLEVEPDELAARAEEAAANATLVEP
- a CDS encoding MFS transporter → MTDSKPSGRSVVLAVVASTFFVGFGGGVIFPILPNLGEVLGISAFMVGLILAANRWTRLVANAPAGILVDRIGTRTPFVVGLAIEGVATFGYVVAMVSDAPELWFLLARILWGLGSALVFATAYTITADVSEADSRGTSMGIVRAGITFGFPAGLVLGGVTSEIYGNAAAFVLAAAFAGLASVIAYFVVPETHVEGHDASVSPWDLELTIPAITVGLVNFGLYFAYVGVLFSTLVLYLEVEGLTISTELLGYAVEFGEQGTSGMLMAVTVLAGAVFTISGGVLSDSVGARVPVLVAFLVTNCVGFVVLALAPSFAMVVAGCVLIGAGQGGVGGPLTALLADLTPEERMGRAMGTNNVLGDVGGGLGPMISLPLVYTIGFEIMYAVSAIIALLAGAILVVGVYTHTGQVSPTIGDSIQRAD
- a CDS encoding methionine adenosyltransferase produces the protein MTERNIRVEPIDRRAVADQEVEIVERKGIGHPDSICDGIAESVAGALARAYIDRFGKVLHFNTDETQLVAGSAAPAFGGGEVVDPIYILIVGRATKQYEGEAFPAETIALRAAREYLDETIPELEFGTDVVVDVKLGEGSGDLQEVFGEDGATVPMANDTSFGVGHAPLSETEQIVRNAERRLNGEYADRHPELGPDVKIMGKREGDQIDVTVAAAMVDEHIADMDDYADAVNSVREYVLSVAEEYTDSELEVHVNTADDYEEGSIYLTVTGTSAENGDDGSVGRGNRANGLITPNRSMSMEATSGKNPVNHIGKIYNLLSTDIAEEVVAEVDGIRDLRVRLLSQIGRPIDQPHVADVHVVTEAGLSVADVEDDVRAIVDDRLANVTDITRRVIDGELTTF